The DNA region CCTGCTCGCAGAAGAAAGAATGGATTCATGGAATCAACAGAGTACCATGAAACAGTTACAGGACTGGTAAAGCATCTTTGTTATCATAGCCATTCGAAGAAATTGTCTCAAGTCTTTGATTTTCCTCACAGCTGAGGAATAGAAAAAGTATCgaatagtaaaatataaatctaGAAATTACCTCTTCCATAAAAGCAGATTCCCTTGCCAATTGGGAAGATGAGGATGAATTGGGCAGATGTGAGCCACTCATCAGGCCGTTACCTACACCAGCACCAAGAAGAGACGATGGTGCAACAGCACTGCAGCCATCTGCCTGCAATGCCAAATTCTGTTGGCTAGCTGACACTTTCCTGATTGAAACTTTTGAGTTTAATTCTTCAATTCGTGAAGTAAACTCATCCATGCGCTCATTTAAGGTGGAAATTTGTTCAGACAGCTGAGTAACAATGCCCTGAAAAGATAATAAGATTGAATGGTGTATGACTAGTTTGAGAagaatataatttaaaatgtcAAAGTGAAACAAAGTATAATATGGATATTATGTTTATTAGTAATACCATCAGTTCCACTACAATAACATATAGAACACCACGTAGTATGAGTTCTAATAAATCTAAGATCTAAATAACTATTCTTTGGTACACAGTCTTGGATAGAAGTGTTGAACATAAAACTGTAATATTGTATCAGTTGGTCTAATACACttgttaagaatattagtattctgtcccacatcggtgatgtgacatagcctagcttagtcTCTTGTACTATATGTATGTGGCATGTGTTGAGTAATAAAATACACcaaatacactactactttctctactatgtctatttacttttccgcttatatctatattttactgttctacaaCACTCTCTCAGTATTCATCATGAAAGTCCAAATGATAGGAGTACAGACAGATGCACCACGAGCACGCTTGTGTTATTTCTTAGAAATCCATAACTGCCTTGACAATGTAGTGTTTCTTATTGCTGATctccaaactaatataaaagtaggtctTAAGATTTCAACTATTCAATAGTACTTATTCCAAACTATAACTATTAAGTACCAGCTCTTTAGACAAACTCTGGCACTATCTTACACTTAATCCTAAATCGAAAAGTATGGTAAAAATCTTGAGGCACTATCTTAAAGTCTCTGAGTTTTGAATATCGATTTTTGAAGTTATATATAAAGCATGAGATACCAATCCCACCAAATCAATAGAGAAAAGATtaagaaaacatttaaattagcAAGTCTCACCTGATTAGCAAGTGCAGCTGGAGAATCTGGGGTTCTTCCATCATACCTTCTATTGTTAACAGCAAGTTTTGTCAGCTTACTTAGATTTCTATCACGGTTCGTCGTGTACGATTGAGAAATCCCACTGTGGATGTTAAAATCAACATGTTCAGAAGAGATAAGACCTCAAGAGTTTCACAGAAAATGGCAAGAAACATGGGAACTCAAATATACGGCAGGAAAAAACTCAAGTGAAAAACTATATTAATGAGAATACCAGAAAACTTTGAACTACTTAAAGCACAGAAAAATCCTTATAAGCTTGTGCAAGAAAATCACACCGATTCATGAACTTCATTCTTCTATCTGCAGAGGCTCGGGATAGAGCTTCTTTAGGACTTGAAACCAAATCATCATCAATGCTTAATTTCGTCTTCAAATCATCAGGCAGTGCCTGCGGAACTTGGGATGAGACAGAAGATAATCAAGAGTGAAAAGAAAAGTTAAGTTAAATCTAGAAAGTTTCAACTATATCATACCATTACGTCATTTATGAGTTTCTCCAACTGAATTTGTTCTATGTATGTGCGTGGAATATAAGAACTGTCCAAGCCCAGCTCTTTAGCAATAAACTTGACATACATACGATCTTTTCCTTGCACCTAACATTCAATACGAAACAATCAGATAATTATTTGCTCCTCAGGCTCTTATGTAGACCTAGAGGTAACACATATTGATCAAAGACAGATGTTATAACTCCAACTACATGAAGAGGATTATATTGGCATCTCAAAAGACCAATTTAGAAGTAAATGCTGGCTTTGGTTGCTAGTGGGGAAGTTCCAGTATTTTGATACTTTACCTAAATCTTTCTAGAACAATATGAAGGCTTGCTGTTAAAcagtattaaattaataatcacAAACAACAGGCCCAACCCACTGAAAGAGGATTAAAGAACGAAATGAAACATTGTACAGACCCTTGAGTAACATTCTAAGAATCTACTCACAAAACTAGGTAGTAAGTAGCTTACAAGAAGAATGACATAATACCTGGATGTATTTGCGGTTCAGTTGCTCCAACCAGTCGGTTTTTACACAAACTTTATCACTGGAGAATACATGGCTGCTTCTTTTCAGAATGGAGGCAATTGTATACCCTAGTGCCATCAGTCCACCGAGAAGACGTACACTCACTTCAAATGTGATTCTTGGAGATATGATGAAAGGGCTATCCGTAACCCATTCCTGAAATAAGAATATACGATCGTAATGCTCACGAAATCACCATTTTATACCATTTTAGACCTGGCAACAAATACTGATGTGAAACACAGGTCCTAATAAAGCTTCCATCATGTGCTTAGAAACCATAAACAAAAGAAGGCTCTGGGCTAAGAGATAAAGGCAAATCATGCTTATGTTACTGCCAGTATCTTTAGATCCTAAGGTCATCAACTGATCTTTTAGCTTTAGCTAGTTTTCCCATCATACATTGAAACACCTCATATGTAGAAAGAGATAATGAATCTGTATCATGAATGGACATTGCTATTCCATCAGAGTCAAAGTTGTTGTATCCAAGATGAAACAAAGAATTCTTACACTTGTATCAAAGACGTACAAAATACAGAACATGAGAATTTTCACAGATACTATTGCGAGTTCTAAGGAATGTGGGATTAAATGATATCATCATAAAGTGGTAGAATTTTCGGTGAATAATACAATTCAGGCAAGCTTATGGATTTACTTTTGTcatttatgatttttattgtCACAATTCTGCAATAACTAACCTCAAACATGAGATTGTACTTTCCATCTCTGTTCCTCATCCTCAGATATGATTGACATGCTTCAGGATCTTCACCGGGTGGTAGAAGATATATATCATAAGTTTCCTCTGTGCTTTCTTTATAATCATCAGAAAAGACGGCCTTAATTTGATCTACAGTCACTGGCCTTGTTGACTTAAGCAGGAAACAGAATAAAATCTAGCCGTCAAAATGTGGGATATGCATATGTAAAAGTATGATTTTCCTAGAAAATGTTGGCTCACCTTCAATATGTAGGTGGGGTTTTGAAATCCAGAAAAtggattaaatttattaataatttttatttgtgcTGTTTGCAGATCTGGCTCAATAAAAGCTTTGTACATCGGATATACCTGTACACATGGATACAATAAGACTGTTGTAATTCATCtctaaactaaaaattatataaagatTTTTACGATAATATAAACAAGGATGAAGGTGCACTGTTTCAGATATCTGATGAATTATCTCTTCAGGCTCTTGTCCTGCACGTTGAATGTCTCTCAGGACACGTTTTACAAGATCAAAGTGCACTCCACCGGTAACAGAGACACGGAGGTCAAGGAGAGGCCGTAACTTTTCACTCAAGGCATATATTCCTTCGATAATCACAATTCGAGAGCTAGGAACTTCCAGAGTCCTGCTAAGTGTCAGaggttaataaaaaaaacttgttCAAGCAGAAACATATACATTTAGATGGGTGCAACTAACATGCCCGCAAAACAAACACAAAGGAAAAATCATATATGATAGTCTCTTTGAATTCAATGAGTTCTCAAAAGAGCAAATTATACAGAATATTAGCAACAAAAAATTCGAAAGCTTTAGTTGAAACTCGTGTCTGCCCCAAAAAGAAACACAACACAGAGAGAATTAGAAACTATATTAgttatttcttttcttcatgAAAGGTGGCAATTTTAGCATTAGGCCATTGGTGGTGGTGCTTATTAAGCCTTACTGTCTTCAGGCACCTCTGACGAGTATCAAGTCCATAGTGCCCATATGTTAGTACTAAAACTTAACTTGTCAGTGTCCAGTGGGTTAAACTCCAAGGGGCTTCAAATAGGAAAGATAAATTTAAGATGTTATCCATACTGTAAAGAGTGCCTGCTTTTAGATGTATGGGGTAAGTTGGGTCTTTGTCATGAGAAGTGAAAAATGTCAAGCATAGTTGAGATGAGAACTGAAACAGGGAAAGGCATTAGCAAAAGAAGGTTCAGTACAAGgaacaaaatttgtgaaatgCTAAAAGTTGAATCAATTGAATATTGATTGCAGGAAGCCAAGGAAATGCATAGACACTAGCAAGTAGCAATACAAAGTAGTATTAGTAATTATTAACAGTAAATATTGAGCAGCAGATTAAAGCTACTATTATTGATTAACTTTAACTGTTGCATGGATTTCAGTAGAGGAAACATGGATCCCTCAGGACTCAGCCATCCcaattagaaataaaataaacagtTCGATGGACAAGCAACTGGCTTACAGTTGCTGAATAATAGCAAGACTGATGAGGTTGTTACTCagtttttttaaaagaaagtagGTTTACAACTGGGGTTATGCATCATTCAACTTCCTTATTTCCAAAAATTCAGCAGGTCGGTTTTGatagaaaatcaaaatgaaAGTAAAACGGTGCCGAAAATGAACTTGAAACTAGGCCTCTAAGAATTATTTATTGGTGCAAAAAGATAATCTGATACTACTGCTAGAATAAATGGGGAATTGTACCTTTCAACTGCTAAATGAGTATTTGATTTACAAAAGGCTGAACTCCTTTTTGGCCATGCTTCTTATTCTCCATATTTATGTGATAATTTAACATACACAAGTATTACTAACTTCAACAGTTCAACTTACATTTCTTTCTTTGTAAAGCATGATGTTGCTAATgcttaaatatataatgcaacCATTTCTATTAAAAAACAAAGAGCAATACTCCAAATTTTTGTTGCAATAATTATACTTAGGAAAGAAGCAATAGAACCATTCAGAAA from Salvia splendens isolate huo1 chromosome 9, SspV2, whole genome shotgun sequence includes:
- the LOC121747990 gene encoding inorganic pyrophosphatase TTM1-like — encoded protein: MAQDTLPSADSPRRRSGLLRDQVQLIKRKDTDRFEIAPIQDPLAFEKGFFVFVRACQLLAQKNEGMVLVGVAGPSGAGKTVFTEKILTFMPSIAVINMDNYNDASRIIDGNFDDPRLTDYDTLLENIHGLKSGSSVQIPIYDFKSSSRVGYRTLEVPSSRIVIIEGIYALSEKLRPLLDLRVSVTGGVHFDLVKRVLRDIQRAGQEPEEIIHQISETVYPMYKAFIEPDLQTAQIKIINKFNPFSGFQNPTYILKSTRPVTVDQIKAVFSDDYKESTEETYDIYLLPPGEDPEACQSYLRMRNRDGKYNLMFEEWVTDSPFIISPRITFEVSVRLLGGLMALGYTIASILKRSSHVFSSDKVCVKTDWLEQLNRKYIQVQGKDRMYVKFIAKELGLDSSYIPRTYIEQIQLEKLINDVMALPDDLKTKLSIDDDLVSSPKEALSRASADRRMKFMNRGISQSYTTNRDRNLSKLTKLAVNNRRYDGRTPDSPAALANQGIVTQLSEQISTLNERMDEFTSRIEELNSKVSIRKVSASQQNLALQADGCSAVAPSSLLGAGVGNGLMSGSHLPNSSSSSQLARESAFMEEVLLISRGQRQIMLQIDNLSSMLHEFYGERSHQGRTDGISDLGSIGIPLLLSLAVGGVGILLLKTISAKT